A genomic segment from Deinococcus sp. YIM 77859 encodes:
- a CDS encoding primosomal protein N', with amino-acid sequence MTPDPASRPPVPWRVVLPLPMAALDFAAPHGYGAAVPVGCRVLVPWRGELAAGLVVGEGEGRSSHRLREAVHVLDDEEGPWVPPATVQAISAWARDARVPAGLVWSDLLGTGWEARVEHRVRAVPGADLSAFARHVPTTIWTDAGAFAPPLLDAIREQGLLEEAFWPTVRTRSVVRARPLAEVPAAARTVTVLQAAAEPPAGLTPKGRAAWAWLEAHGPQDNLSAWARGAGVSASVVTNVLKAGGAQYVPQEVPPPPAWTWLRERGPVETLSDWASGASADGIPLSPTLAGTLALRGWADTVQEPAPPPSLPEPQANWTTSDPDRLPEAPAWRLHGGRPASRFRTLAPRVARLLTQGRGVLVLAPDHATLRRAWEGLSGLAVPAGTRAVQLSGGLNAAQREHAWHLIRSGAARLVIGSYLALTAPLADPALVLLLEEGSDAYKLAGGSRAFIPDLAARVAAAHGAALALVGSVPAAESVPLPGALLPPPRTRVHVVDYANPPEQPELGPLSSAHLTPGDLGYPLSHDLTRLLRQVRERGRQAALLAPRRGYSALLRCPSCEHTPHCRHCDVPLRFHQAARQLTCHQCGYHEALPDRCDACGERMWQARGPGTEWIAAEVARLAPGLPVFRYDRDRQDDLSPLFAGESGVVVGTQLLLSKDAPPNLALIGVTLADTWLNVSDFRASERYHRLLRQLAEWHPTRAPLLVVQTFQANHPALRVMVEGRDALAYPAAEERARAALGYPPHARLAQVEVAARDPQRAKVAAQEVFDALHGAGATAGEVLGPAPSPVARLRGVYPYHLLLRARDDARLAQLLATLDRRWTARVRVDVNPRGGL; translated from the coding sequence GTGACGCCGGATCCTGCTTCCCGCCCGCCGGTGCCCTGGCGGGTGGTGCTGCCCCTGCCGATGGCTGCGCTCGACTTTGCCGCGCCGCACGGGTACGGGGCGGCCGTCCCGGTGGGCTGCCGCGTGCTGGTGCCCTGGCGGGGCGAACTCGCCGCTGGCCTGGTGGTGGGAGAGGGAGAAGGCCGCTCCTCCCACCGCCTGCGCGAGGCCGTGCATGTCCTCGATGACGAGGAAGGCCCCTGGGTTCCCCCCGCTACCGTACAGGCCATCAGCGCCTGGGCGCGCGACGCTCGGGTTCCGGCCGGACTGGTCTGGAGTGACCTGCTGGGCACGGGGTGGGAAGCGCGGGTCGAACACCGGGTGCGGGCGGTACCGGGCGCGGATCTCAGCGCCTTTGCCCGTCACGTGCCCACGACGATCTGGACGGACGCGGGAGCTTTTGCGCCGCCCCTCCTCGACGCCATCCGCGAGCAGGGCCTGCTGGAGGAGGCGTTTTGGCCCACCGTCCGCACCCGGAGCGTGGTGCGGGCCCGGCCCCTGGCGGAGGTGCCCGCTGCGGCCCGCACCGTGACCGTCCTACAGGCCGCAGCGGAACCGCCCGCGGGCCTCACGCCCAAGGGCCGGGCCGCGTGGGCGTGGTTGGAGGCGCACGGTCCGCAGGACAACCTGAGTGCCTGGGCCCGCGGCGCGGGTGTGAGCGCGAGTGTGGTGACGAACGTGCTGAAGGCGGGTGGAGCGCAGTACGTGCCGCAGGAGGTGCCTCCACCCCCCGCCTGGACCTGGCTGCGGGAGCGCGGCCCGGTGGAGACGCTGAGCGACTGGGCCAGCGGTGCGTCCGCCGACGGCATTCCCCTCTCGCCCACGCTCGCGGGCACGCTGGCCCTGCGTGGCTGGGCGGACACCGTGCAGGAACCCGCGCCTCCCCCCTCCCTTCCCGAGCCGCAGGCGAACTGGACCACCTCCGACCCCGACCGTCTGCCGGAAGCCCCGGCCTGGCGGCTTCATGGCGGGCGGCCCGCGTCCCGCTTCCGCACGCTCGCGCCGCGGGTGGCCCGGCTGCTCACCCAGGGGCGCGGAGTGCTGGTGCTCGCGCCCGACCACGCGACCCTGCGCCGCGCCTGGGAGGGCCTCTCCGGCCTGGCCGTTCCCGCCGGAACTCGGGCCGTTCAGCTCAGCGGCGGCCTGAATGCGGCGCAGCGCGAACACGCCTGGCACCTGATTCGTTCCGGCGCGGCCCGGCTGGTCATCGGCAGCTACCTGGCGCTCACCGCGCCGCTCGCGGACCCCGCCCTGGTCCTCCTGCTGGAGGAGGGCAGCGACGCCTACAAGCTCGCGGGGGGGAGCCGCGCCTTTATTCCGGACCTGGCTGCTCGCGTCGCCGCCGCGCACGGTGCCGCCCTCGCCCTGGTCGGAAGCGTCCCCGCCGCCGAGAGCGTGCCTCTTCCCGGTGCGCTGTTGCCCCCCCCGAGGACCCGGGTGCACGTTGTGGACTACGCCAACCCGCCCGAACAGCCGGAACTTGGGCCGCTCTCCAGCGCGCACCTCACGCCCGGCGACCTGGGGTATCCCCTCAGCCACGACCTCACGCGGCTCTTGCGCCAGGTGCGGGAACGCGGGCGGCAGGCGGCGCTCCTCGCTCCCCGCCGGGGATACTCGGCCCTGCTGCGCTGCCCGAGCTGCGAGCACACGCCGCACTGCCGCCACTGTGACGTGCCGCTGCGTTTTCACCAGGCTGCCCGCCAGCTCACCTGTCACCAGTGCGGCTACCACGAGGCTTTGCCTGACCGCTGCGACGCCTGCGGCGAACGGATGTGGCAGGCCCGCGGTCCCGGGACCGAGTGGATCGCCGCCGAGGTGGCGCGCCTCGCTCCCGGCCTTCCCGTCTTCCGCTACGACCGCGACCGCCAGGATGACCTTTCTCCCCTCTTTGCCGGTGAGAGCGGCGTTGTGGTGGGCACCCAGCTGCTGCTCTCGAAGGACGCGCCTCCCAACCTCGCCCTGATCGGCGTGACCCTGGCAGATACCTGGTTGAACGTCTCGGATTTTCGCGCCTCCGAACGCTACCACCGCCTGCTGCGCCAGCTTGCCGAGTGGCATCCCACCCGCGCACCCCTCCTCGTCGTGCAGACTTTCCAGGCCAACCACCCCGCCCTGAGGGTGATGGTCGAGGGCCGCGACGCCTTGGCCTACCCCGCCGCAGAGGAACGCGCCCGCGCCGCCCTGGGCTATCCTCCACACGCCCGTCTTGCGCAGGTGGAGGTGGCGGCCCGTGATCCGCAGCGGGCGAAGGTCGCCGCGCAGGAAGTCTTTGACGCGCTGCACGGCGCGGGGGCGACCGCCGGGGAAGTGCTTGGCCCCGCCCCCAGCCCGGTCGCCCGGCTGCGCGGCGTGTACCCCTACCACCTGCTGCTGCGCGCCCGCGACGACGCCCGCCTGGCGCAGCTCCTCGCTACCCTGGATCGCCGCTGGACGGCGCGGGTGCGGGTGGACGTGAACCCGCGGGGGGGGCTGTAG
- a CDS encoding DMT family transporter, translating to MTASPAVPAPPSPARLGLGLALVAALGFSTLGIWGKLGTAAGISSFSLLAWRFGLVALVLLPLAGRGLTWRERGPLLATGVLYALATTCYFGALSRITAGTTGLLLYLAPAFVILFGWLTGRRPDAARLGAVALAALGLGLVVGVPGAGDRNPLGLALGAGAGALYALYLLASERWLTGVSPLASTGHMALVSSLYFAALAAAQGTLHAPGTPAQWGAVLGMAVLATLVAVPALYGAVARLGAARASLLGTLEPLFTVLLACAVLAEPLRPSVVLGGAFILGGAVLAQRRRG from the coding sequence ATGACTGCCAGCCCCGCTGTGCCTGCTCCGCCCTCCCCCGCTCGCCTGGGCCTAGGCCTCGCGCTGGTGGCCGCGCTGGGCTTTTCCACGCTGGGGATCTGGGGCAAGCTGGGCACCGCGGCGGGCATCAGCAGTTTCAGCCTGCTGGCCTGGCGCTTTGGCCTGGTGGCGCTGGTGCTGCTGCCCCTGGCGGGACGGGGTCTGACCTGGCGGGAGCGCGGGCCCCTCCTCGCTACCGGCGTGCTGTACGCGCTGGCAACCACCTGCTACTTCGGAGCGCTCTCGCGCATCACGGCGGGCACCACAGGGCTGCTGCTGTACCTCGCGCCCGCCTTCGTGATCCTGTTCGGATGGCTGACGGGCCGCAGGCCGGACGCGGCTCGGCTGGGCGCGGTCGCCCTGGCGGCGCTTGGCCTGGGGCTGGTCGTGGGCGTGCCCGGCGCAGGAGACCGCAACCCGCTCGGCCTCGCCCTGGGGGCCGGCGCGGGTGCCCTGTACGCCCTGTACCTGCTCGCCTCCGAGCGCTGGCTGACCGGGGTGTCACCCCTCGCCTCCACCGGGCATATGGCCCTGGTGAGCAGCCTGTATTTTGCCGCGCTCGCCGCGGCCCAGGGCACCCTGCACGCTCCCGGCACCCCCGCGCAGTGGGGCGCGGTTCTCGGCATGGCCGTCCTCGCCACCCTGGTCGCCGTGCCCGCCCTGTACGGGGCTGTTGCCCGCCTGGGTGCTGCCCGCGCCAGCCTGCTGGGGACGCTGGAACCGCTGTTTACCGTGCTGCTCGCCTGTGCGGTTTTGGCGGAGCCGCTGCGGCCAAGCGTGGTGCTGGGCGGAGCATTCATTCTGGGGGGGGCCGTGCTGGCACAGCGGCGCCGGGGCTAA